GGGTGACGCGCTCCACCGCCTCCGCGAGCTCGCGCTCGTTCTCGACACGCGAGCGCAGCGAGATCCCCTTCGCCGTGCCCTCCCAGCGAGGTTTCACGAAGAGCGGAAATCGCCCCGGCAACGAAGCCGCAGACAACTCGGCGGACGAACCCACGCTGAGGTGCCCCGCCGTAACAACTCCCGCCGCGCGCACGACGTCGAGCGTCCACGCCTTGTCGAGCGAGAGCGACAGCGTGAGCGCATCGGACCCGAGCGCGGGCACACCCGCGAGCTCGAGCAACACCGGCGCCCAAGCCTCGCGATTCCGCGATCCAAACCCCTCCGCGATGTTCCACACCGCATCGAGCTTCGGCAGCGAGCCCGCGCCGATCGCCGCCAGCAGCGCGCGCGGACTCCCCACGCGCAAAGGCTCATGCCCCGCGAACCGAATCGCCGCCTCCAGCGCCTCGACCGTCGCCTCGGGCTCGTACTCCACATCCGCATCCGGCGGCCCACCCGGCGGCGCCGTCCCCAACAAGTCGTAAGCAATCCCAATGCGAAGCCGCGCGCCCATAAGAACGAGCGACCCTAGCAGCGTGCCCCCACCGAACTCCGAACCTCTGAGCCTGTGAGCAACAAGACGGCTCGAATGGCGAACTCCCCCAACTCCGCCTGACCACGCGAAAGCGCGCGGGAGGCGCGCCTCAACGGCGCGCCGATCCGCGCCCTCCCCCAGTTAGTGGGCGTGAGCAGCGCACACCTCGAGCAGCCGGCGCGGGCCGCAGCGGGGGTCGCGGAGCGAGTGCCCAGGCGCGAGGCGCGCGCACACTCCGTTGCATCGCGAAACACCGCAATACGCGCACGCCTACGCCTGACGCGCCCGC
This genomic window from Deltaproteobacteria bacterium contains:
- a CDS encoding D-alanine--D-alanine ligase gives rise to the protein MGARLRIGIAYDLLGTAPPGGPPDADVEYEPEATVEALEAAIRFAGHEPLRVGSPRALLAAIGAGSLPKLDAVWNIAEGFGSRNREAWAPVLLELAGVPALGSDALTLSLSLDKAWTLDVVRAAGVVTAGHLSVGSSAELSAASLPGRFPLFVKPRWEGTAKGISLRSRVENERELAEAVERVTHSYEQPALIEPFLPGAEYTVTLIGKDPPRVLPVLQRALEARTGIGVHAVERGAAAPLAHVTPGALTPALEAALAEQAQRAFAALRCRDFARADFKLDAAGRPYFLELNTLPTFAPDGSFGILAELMGRSLADLLAEVLAGGLKRLRLA